From a single Campylobacter concisus genomic region:
- the rpoC gene encoding DNA-directed RNA polymerase subunit beta', producing the protein MKLTNLKPVEIKEEHRPRDFEAFQLRLASPEKIKSWSYGEVKKPETINYRTLKPERDGLFCAKIFGPIRDYECLCGKYKKMRYKGIKCEKCGVEVTTSKVRRSRMGHIELVTPVAHIWYVNFLPSRIGALLGIKMKDLERVLYYEAYIVDNAGEAYYDNENSKKVEKYDVLNEEQYQSLASRYEETGFTARMGGEVIYDMLAELDLMEILNQLKEEMESTNSEAKKKTIVKRLKVIESFLNSGNRPEWMMITNLPVLPPDLRPLVSLDGGKFAVSDVNDLYRRVINRNSRLKRLLELDAPEIIIRNEKRMLQEAVDALFDNGRRANAVKGANKRPLKSLSEIIKGKQGRFRQNLLGKRVDFSGRSVIVVGPKLKMDQCGLPKKMALELFKPHLLARLEEKGYATTVKQAKKMIEDKTNEVWECLEEVVKDYPVMLNRAPTLHKLSIQAFHPVLVEGKAIQLHPLVCAAFNADFDGDQMAVHVPLSQEAIAECKILMLSSMNILLPASGKAITVPSQDMVLGIYYLSLERNDEKGANKIFSSVDEVMIAEEANTLGLHAKIKTMVDNKIIFTTAGRLILRAILPDFVPENMWNKIMKKKDIANLVDYVYRNGGLEVTADFLDKLKNLGFRYATKAGISISIADIIVPDSKQKYIDEAKKKVREIQKQYGAGLLTDSERYNKIIDIWTDTNNSVASEMMKLIQNDKGGFNSIYMMADSGARGSAAQIRQLAGMRGLMAKPDGSIIETPIISNFREGLNIMEYFNSTHGARKGLADTALKTANAGYLTRKLIDVAQNVKVTMHDCGTHEGVEITDITESGELIESLEERVLGRVLADDVIDPITNEILFSEGTLLDEEKARAITEAGIKSVSIRTPITCKAPKGVCAKCYGLNLGEGKLVKPGEAVGIISAQSIGEPGTQLTLRTFHIGGTASTEQQDRQVIAQKEGFIRYYNLNTYDNGDKKIVANRRSAAVLLVEPKIKSTIDGKIEIEYAHEDVNIVIKGKKEEVKYTIRRNDLAKPNELAGVSGKIEGKMYIPYVSGDKVKENESIVEIIKEGWNIPNRIPYASELKISDGDPVTRKILADANGVVKFFILKGDYLDRVKDIKKGHKVTEKGFFVVVSDKDGREAVRHYIPRNSIIQVSDNDAVERATVVSLPEKDDKLIIAEWDPYSTPTIAEEAGVVSFEDIEPGYSATEQADEATGQRRLVINEYLPSGVKPAIIIATKKGNLIKYPLDPKTAIFVSSGDEVAQADILAKTPKAVAKSKDITGGLPRVSELFEARRPKNTAIVAEIDGVVRFDKPLRSKERIIIQAEDGTTAEYLIEKSRQIQVRDGEFVHAGEKLTDGLISSHDILRILGEKALHYYLISEIQQVYRRQGVAIADKHIEIIVSQMLRQVKIVDSGNTNFIVGDMVSRNKFKEENERIMNMGGEPAIAEPILLGVTRAAIGSDSVISAASFQETTKVLTEASIAAKFDYLEDLKENVILGRMIPVGTGFYKDKKVKIKEN; encoded by the coding sequence ATGAAACTAACTAATTTAAAACCAGTTGAGATAAAAGAAGAGCATAGACCTCGTGATTTTGAAGCTTTTCAACTTCGTTTAGCAAGTCCTGAGAAGATAAAATCTTGGAGTTATGGCGAAGTTAAAAAACCAGAAACTATCAACTACCGCACACTAAAACCTGAGCGTGACGGCTTGTTTTGTGCGAAAATTTTTGGACCGATCCGTGATTACGAGTGCCTTTGTGGCAAATATAAAAAGATGCGTTATAAAGGCATCAAGTGCGAAAAGTGCGGTGTTGAAGTAACAACATCTAAAGTTCGCCGCTCTCGCATGGGTCATATCGAGCTTGTAACTCCAGTGGCTCACATCTGGTATGTAAATTTCTTACCAAGCCGTATTGGTGCACTTCTTGGTATTAAGATGAAAGACCTTGAGCGTGTACTTTACTATGAGGCATACATTGTTGATAATGCTGGCGAAGCTTATTACGACAATGAAAATTCTAAAAAAGTTGAGAAATACGACGTTTTAAATGAAGAGCAATATCAAAGCCTAGCTTCAAGATACGAAGAGACTGGTTTTACAGCTAGAATGGGTGGCGAGGTCATCTATGACATGCTAGCTGAGCTTGATTTGATGGAAATTTTAAATCAGCTAAAAGAAGAGATGGAGTCTACAAATTCTGAGGCCAAGAAAAAGACTATCGTAAAACGCCTAAAAGTTATCGAGAGTTTTTTAAATTCAGGTAACCGCCCAGAGTGGATGATGATAACAAATTTACCAGTTCTTCCACCTGATCTTAGACCGCTAGTCAGCCTTGATGGTGGTAAATTTGCTGTTTCAGACGTAAATGACCTATATCGCCGTGTAATAAACAGAAATAGCCGTCTAAAACGTCTGCTTGAGCTTGATGCACCTGAGATCATTATTAGAAATGAAAAGAGAATGCTTCAAGAAGCTGTTGATGCGCTATTTGATAATGGCCGCAGAGCAAATGCAGTAAAAGGTGCAAATAAGCGCCCACTAAAATCACTAAGTGAGATCATCAAAGGTAAGCAAGGTCGCTTCCGTCAGAATTTGCTAGGTAAGCGTGTTGACTTCTCTGGACGTTCTGTTATCGTCGTTGGTCCAAAGCTAAAGATGGATCAGTGCGGTCTTCCAAAGAAAATGGCTCTAGAACTATTTAAGCCACATTTACTTGCTCGCCTTGAAGAAAAGGGCTATGCGACAACCGTTAAGCAAGCTAAAAAGATGATAGAAGATAAGACAAATGAGGTTTGGGAGTGCCTAGAAGAGGTCGTTAAAGACTATCCAGTTATGCTAAACCGTGCTCCAACACTTCACAAGCTTTCTATCCAGGCATTTCACCCAGTGCTTGTTGAGGGCAAGGCTATCCAACTTCACCCACTAGTTTGTGCGGCGTTCAACGCAGACTTTGACGGTGACCAAATGGCTGTTCATGTGCCACTATCACAAGAGGCTATCGCTGAGTGCAAAATTTTAATGCTTAGCTCAATGAACATCTTGCTTCCTGCAAGCGGTAAGGCTATCACAGTTCCTTCACAAGATATGGTTTTAGGAATTTACTATTTAAGCCTAGAGAGAAATGACGAAAAAGGCGCAAATAAAATTTTCTCAAGCGTTGATGAAGTAATGATCGCTGAAGAGGCTAATACTCTTGGTCTTCATGCTAAAATCAAGACTATGGTTGATAATAAGATCATCTTTACGACGGCTGGTCGCTTGATTTTAAGAGCTATACTTCCTGATTTTGTTCCTGAAAATATGTGGAATAAGATCATGAAGAAAAAAGACATTGCAAATTTGGTTGATTATGTTTATAGAAATGGCGGTCTTGAAGTAACGGCTGACTTTCTTGATAAGCTTAAAAATTTAGGCTTTAGATATGCGACAAAAGCAGGAATTTCTATTTCTATTGCTGATATCATCGTGCCAGATAGCAAGCAAAAATATATTGACGAAGCTAAGAAAAAAGTTCGCGAAATTCAAAAACAATACGGCGCTGGTCTTTTAACAGATAGTGAGAGATATAACAAGATCATTGATATCTGGACAGACACAAACAACAGCGTTGCAAGCGAGATGATGAAGCTTATCCAAAACGATAAAGGTGGATTTAACTCAATTTATATGATGGCGGACTCAGGTGCGAGAGGTAGTGCAGCACAAATTCGTCAGCTAGCTGGTATGCGTGGTCTTATGGCAAAACCTGACGGTTCGATCATTGAAACGCCGATCATTTCAAACTTCCGTGAAGGTCTAAATATAATGGAGTACTTTAACTCAACCCACGGAGCTAGAAAAGGTCTTGCAGATACAGCGCTAAAAACCGCCAACGCTGGTTACCTAACAAGGAAGCTAATCGACGTTGCTCAAAACGTTAAAGTCACAATGCACGACTGCGGTACGCACGAGGGCGTTGAGATCACAGACATCACAGAGAGTGGCGAGCTAATAGAGAGCCTTGAAGAAAGAGTATTAGGCCGTGTTTTAGCAGATGATGTGATCGATCCTATAACTAATGAAATTTTATTTAGCGAAGGCACATTACTTGATGAAGAAAAAGCTAGAGCTATAACAGAAGCTGGCATAAAATCAGTGAGCATTAGAACGCCTATTACGTGCAAGGCACCAAAAGGTGTTTGTGCAAAATGCTACGGCTTAAACTTGGGCGAGGGCAAACTTGTAAAACCAGGTGAAGCAGTTGGCATTATCTCAGCTCAGTCTATCGGTGAGCCAGGTACACAGCTAACGCTAAGAACATTCCACATCGGTGGTACGGCTTCTACTGAGCAACAAGATCGTCAAGTAATCGCCCAAAAAGAAGGTTTTATCAGATATTACAACCTTAATACTTATGATAACGGCGATAAGAAGATCGTTGCAAATAGAAGAAGCGCGGCTGTACTACTTGTTGAGCCAAAGATTAAATCAACGATTGACGGCAAAATAGAGATCGAATATGCCCACGAAGATGTAAATATCGTGATAAAAGGTAAAAAAGAAGAGGTTAAATATACAATTAGAAGAAATGATCTTGCTAAGCCAAATGAATTAGCTGGTGTTAGCGGAAAGATCGAAGGAAAGATGTATATACCTTATGTAAGTGGCGATAAAGTAAAAGAGAATGAAAGTATCGTTGAGATTATAAAAGAGGGTTGGAATATCCCAAATCGTATCCCATACGCTAGTGAACTTAAAATTTCAGACGGAGATCCGGTAACTCGTAAAATTTTAGCTGACGCAAATGGTGTAGTTAAATTTTTCATATTAAAAGGTGATTATCTTGATAGGGTTAAAGATATCAAAAAAGGTCACAAAGTAACTGAAAAAGGTTTCTTTGTAGTTGTTTCTGATAAAGATGGACGTGAGGCGGTTCGCCATTATATCCCAAGAAATTCTATCATCCAAGTTTCTGATAATGATGCAGTTGAGAGAGCGACAGTAGTTTCGTTACCTGAAAAAGATGATAAGTTGATTATTGCTGAGTGGGATCCATACTCAACTCCAACTATTGCTGAAGAAGCCGGTGTGGTTAGTTTTGAGGATATTGAGCCAGGATACAGCGCTACTGAGCAAGCAGATGAGGCGACTGGACAAAGACGTCTTGTTATCAACGAGTATTTGCCAAGCGGTGTAAAACCTGCGATTATTATCGCTACTAAAAAAGGAAATTTAATCAAGTATCCGCTTGATCCAAAAACTGCGATCTTTGTCTCAAGTGGCGATGAAGTAGCTCAGGCTGATATTTTGGCCAAGACCCCAAAAGCTGTTGCTAAGTCAAAAGATATTACCGGCGGTCTTCCAAGAGTTAGTGAGCTATTTGAAGCAAGACGCCCTAAAAATACAGCTATCGTTGCAGAGATTGATGGTGTGGTTAGATTTGATAAGCCACTTCGCTCAAAAGAGCGCATAATCATCCAAGCTGAAGATGGCACAACTGCTGAGTATTTGATCGAGAAAAGTCGTCAGATACAAGTAAGAGACGGGGAATTTGTCCATGCTGGCGAGAAACTAACTGATGGGCTAATCTCAAGCCACGATATTTTAAGAATTCTTGGCGAAAAAGCGCTTCATTATTATTTGATTAGCGAGATTCAACAAGTTTATCGTCGCCAAGGTGTTGCGATTGCAGATAAACATATCGAGATCATCGTCTCTCAAATGCTTCGCCAAGTCAAAATCGTCGATAGCGGAAATACAAATTTCATAGTTGGCGATATGGTTTCAAGAAATAAATTTAAAGAAGAGAATGAGCGCATCATGAACATGGGCGGTGAACCAGCTATTGCTGAGCCGATCCTATTAGGTGTTACAAGAGCGGCTATCGGAAGTGATAGTGTGATCTCTGCTGCATCGTTCCAAGAGACAACTAAGGTCTTAACAGAAGCATCGATTGCTGCTAAATTTGACTATCTTGAGGATCTAAAAGAGAACGTTATCCTTGGACGTATGATCCCAGTTGGAACTGGTTTTTATAAGGATAAAAAAGTAAAAATCAAAGAAAACTAA